One genomic segment of Leptospira stimsonii includes these proteins:
- a CDS encoding sensor histidine kinase, with translation MTDWKDDSRMDPDELLRKVQAEEQKSVSGKLKIFFGMVAGVGKTYAMLNAARSLKKEGVDVVVGYIETHGRKETEELLEGLEILPRKTIVHRGIQFEEMDIDAILKRKPEVVLVDEFAHTNIPGSRHIKRYQDVIEILKHSINVFTTLNVQHLESQVEAVEKTTSVKIRETIPDSVLDIADEILLIDLSPDDLRKRLQEGKVYVPEKANFAGDHFFKKENLSFLRETALNYTARHVNSSPDSTRFRERILVAISASPNSYSLLRYAKRLAYERNGELYSIYNQTRENLSKENLSQLEKNLSFARELGSEILYSADEDPVEAILRIAEQKNITRVVLGKPPMSWWKKWNSPASKLARITANFELCLVPYDHTLFSGEESLLNRFLRTSSGGKQYVASVAFILLATSLSLFLEPLTGYWSISFLYLFFVSGIGSFFSKGPTILAGLLSGIFWDFLFIPPKYTFFIEKLEDVLMFGSFLFISIIIGNVTSRLRQKEKALVNRELRLATLYELSKELGHAREIRQISEIGAEYLKKVFQTDVTILLENQGTIDLSSSRAGNFFPDSKETAVANWVYKNKTPAGKYSDTLAMSLGTYFPMVAPGKVIGVLGIILKERLNLDQENLLLTMGNQIALALERELLSEETRTRYLANQSERLYTIIFNSLSHELKTPLSTIRGAVTALLEPEIDNSPDARKELLNEINESSMILNLLLGNLLDMSRFESGFLKLRQDWHDPSDLIHVVVRRLRQTVKNSRCVIHIPENPIPVWMDFTLMEQALFNIVFNAVQISPEDSPISIELVCGKERIQYVVEDSGPGIAQEDLEKIFEKFYRSKNRNHVGSGLGLSISKSIVETHQGTLIAENKKEGGARFCIDIPIKPS, from the coding sequence ATGACCGATTGGAAAGATGATTCTCGAATGGACCCGGACGAACTCCTTCGAAAGGTGCAGGCCGAGGAACAGAAGTCGGTTTCCGGAAAGTTGAAAATCTTTTTCGGAATGGTCGCCGGCGTTGGAAAAACCTACGCGATGTTAAACGCCGCTCGTTCTCTTAAAAAGGAAGGAGTCGACGTGGTCGTAGGTTATATAGAGACGCACGGAAGAAAAGAAACGGAGGAACTTCTCGAGGGACTTGAAATTCTTCCTCGTAAAACCATCGTCCATAGAGGCATTCAATTCGAAGAGATGGACATAGACGCCATTCTCAAAAGAAAACCCGAAGTTGTTTTAGTCGACGAGTTCGCTCATACGAACATTCCCGGAAGCAGACATATCAAAAGATATCAAGATGTGATCGAAATCCTAAAACACAGCATCAATGTTTTTACAACTCTCAATGTTCAACATTTGGAGAGTCAGGTGGAAGCCGTGGAAAAAACGACTTCGGTAAAAATCCGGGAAACGATCCCGGATTCCGTTCTGGATATCGCAGACGAAATTCTTTTGATCGATTTGTCTCCGGACGATCTCCGCAAACGTTTGCAGGAAGGAAAAGTTTACGTTCCAGAAAAAGCGAATTTTGCCGGAGATCATTTCTTTAAAAAAGAGAATCTATCCTTCTTAAGAGAGACAGCGCTCAACTACACGGCAAGACACGTAAACTCCTCACCCGATTCCACAAGATTCAGGGAGAGAATACTCGTTGCGATAAGTGCAAGTCCGAATTCTTACTCTTTGTTACGTTATGCGAAACGTCTTGCCTATGAAAGAAACGGAGAATTGTATTCCATCTACAATCAAACGCGGGAGAATCTTTCCAAGGAAAATCTGAGTCAGCTGGAAAAAAATCTGAGTTTTGCAAGGGAACTCGGCTCCGAAATTTTATACTCCGCGGACGAAGATCCGGTAGAAGCGATTCTTAGGATCGCAGAGCAAAAAAATATTACGAGAGTTGTTCTTGGCAAACCTCCGATGTCCTGGTGGAAAAAATGGAATTCACCCGCATCCAAACTCGCAAGAATCACCGCCAACTTCGAGTTGTGTTTGGTTCCTTACGATCATACTTTGTTTTCGGGTGAGGAATCACTTCTCAATCGATTTTTAAGGACTTCTTCCGGCGGAAAACAATACGTCGCTTCCGTCGCGTTCATTCTTTTAGCGACGAGTCTGAGTCTTTTTTTAGAACCGTTGACCGGCTATTGGAGTATTTCCTTTTTATATCTTTTTTTCGTTTCCGGGATCGGTTCCTTTTTTTCAAAAGGACCAACGATACTCGCTGGACTTCTTTCGGGAATATTCTGGGACTTCTTATTCATCCCTCCGAAGTACACGTTCTTTATCGAAAAGCTGGAAGACGTTCTGATGTTCGGATCGTTCCTATTTATTTCCATCATCATCGGCAACGTGACTTCGAGATTGCGACAAAAAGAGAAAGCGCTCGTCAATCGTGAATTACGATTGGCAACGTTATACGAGCTTTCAAAAGAATTGGGACACGCTAGAGAAATTCGTCAGATTTCGGAAATCGGCGCGGAATACCTAAAAAAAGTATTTCAAACCGACGTAACGATCCTTTTGGAAAATCAGGGAACAATCGATTTGAGCTCTTCAAGAGCCGGAAATTTTTTTCCGGATTCGAAAGAAACCGCGGTAGCAAATTGGGTTTATAAAAACAAAACCCCTGCGGGAAAGTATTCGGACACACTTGCCATGTCTCTTGGAACGTATTTTCCTATGGTCGCGCCGGGAAAGGTCATCGGGGTTTTGGGAATCATCTTAAAGGAAAGGCTCAATCTCGATCAGGAAAATCTTTTACTTACGATGGGAAATCAGATCGCACTTGCTCTTGAAAGAGAATTGTTATCCGAAGAGACGAGAACCAGGTATCTCGCGAATCAATCGGAAAGACTTTATACGATTATATTTAATTCTCTCTCTCACGAATTAAAAACTCCGCTTTCCACGATTCGAGGAGCGGTCACCGCGCTTCTTGAGCCGGAAATCGACAATTCTCCGGATGCTCGCAAAGAATTGTTAAACGAAATCAACGAAAGTAGTATGATTCTTAATTTGTTATTAGGAAATCTTTTGGATATGAGTCGGTTCGAATCAGGTTTTCTAAAACTCAGACAAGACTGGCACGATCCTTCCGATTTAATTCATGTAGTCGTAAGGAGACTACGCCAGACCGTAAAAAATAGCCGTTGTGTGATTCATATTCCGGAAAATCCGATTCCGGTTTGGATGGATTTTACTCTTATGGAACAGGCTCTTTTTAATATCGTATTCAACGCGGTTCAGATTTCACCGGAAGATTCTCCCATTTCGATCGAATTGGTATGCGGGAAGGAACGAATCCAGTACGTCGTGGAAGACAGTGGACCCGGAATCGCACAAGAAGATCTTGAAAAAATATTCGAAAAGTTTTATAGAAGTAAGAATCGCAATCACGTCGGTAGCGGACTCGGCCTTTCCATCAGTAAGTCGATCGTTGAAACGCATCAAGGAACGTTGATCGCCGAAAATAAAAAGGAAGGCGGCGCGAGATTCTGTATCGACATTCCGATAAAACCGAGCTGA
- the kdpC gene encoding potassium-transporting ATPase subunit KdpC → MLNSITIAIRTLFFLIFITGVFYPIVVTGFSERLFPFQSGGSLIRSNEKNLLGSELLAQKFTKDEYFWPRPSAADFATVASGASNHSATNASLKAKVEERKNYLLKKHPDQTSVPPDLLFASGSGLDPHISPASAYFQVQRVASARRLNSEQIVELKKLLEQSTEKPSFGFIGEKRINVLRLNLNLNSKFGK, encoded by the coding sequence ATGTTAAACTCGATAACGATCGCAATCAGAACCTTATTCTTTCTAATATTCATAACGGGAGTCTTTTACCCGATCGTTGTAACTGGATTTTCAGAAAGACTGTTCCCCTTTCAATCCGGAGGAAGTCTGATCCGATCGAACGAAAAAAACCTGCTGGGATCGGAATTATTGGCACAGAAGTTTACAAAAGATGAATATTTTTGGCCGAGGCCTTCTGCCGCGGATTTTGCGACTGTCGCTTCCGGAGCTTCCAATCATAGCGCGACTAACGCGTCTTTGAAGGCGAAAGTGGAGGAAAGAAAAAATTACCTACTCAAAAAACATCCCGATCAAACGAGTGTCCCTCCGGATCTTCTTTTTGCATCGGGTTCCGGCCTGGATCCTCATATCAGCCCCGCCTCCGCGTATTTTCAAGTGCAGAGAGTCGCATCGGCAAGAAGATTGAATTCTGAACAAATCGTGGAATTGAAAAAACTTTTGGAACAATCGACTGAAAAACCCTCTTTCGGTTTTATCGGAGAGAAACGTATCAACGTTCTCAGATTGAACTTGAATCTGAATTCCAAATTCGGAAAATAA
- the kdpB gene encoding potassium-transporting ATPase subunit KdpB, giving the protein MSRKSKVFFESGVLKEASINTFKKLSFRAQAKNPVMFIVFLGALFTTWIFIKDMTGGSYSAFNLQIGLWLWFTVLFANFAEAIAEGRGKARTDSLKKTRTNIIAKKIVEGKVQPVPGTSLKVGDRVLCEPGDLIPGDGEIVEGIASVDESAITGESAPVVRESGGDRSAVTGGTRVLSDKITITITAEQGNTFLDKMIALVEGAKRQKTPNEIALTMLLSGLSFVFLIAVISLPFLAEFVAREGGHKADLSIPVLISLLVCLIPTTIAGLLSAIGISGMERLIRFNVISKSGKAIEAAGDIDILLLDKTGTITLGNREARAFFPATGVQEKYLADVAQLSSLADETPEGRSIVVLAKEKFGIRERHLAEMEGEFIPFSASTKMSGVDLKKEGKVVRRIRKGAGDAIKNYLYNFSQKIPSDMEDTIQKISQKGSTPILVAEDNRLLGVIELKDIVKGGLKERFASLRKMGIRTVMITGDNQLTAAAIAAEAGVDDFLAEATPETKLKRIREQQAKGYLVAMIGDGTNDAPALAQSDVGVAMNTGTQTAREAGNMIDLDSNPSKLIEIVEIGKQLLMTRGALTTFSIANDVAKYFAILPALFGTFYATSDALGGPLSVLNLMQLSSQKSAVLSAVIFNALVIPALIPLALKGVAYRPLGANTILKRNLLIYGLGGIITPFIGIKLIDWILVFLGLN; this is encoded by the coding sequence ATGAGTCGTAAATCCAAAGTTTTTTTCGAATCCGGAGTTCTAAAAGAAGCTTCGATCAATACTTTTAAGAAATTGAGCTTTCGAGCCCAAGCAAAGAACCCGGTGATGTTCATCGTTTTTTTGGGTGCATTATTCACGACTTGGATCTTTATCAAAGACATGACCGGCGGTTCTTATTCCGCTTTCAATCTTCAGATCGGTCTTTGGCTATGGTTCACCGTTCTATTCGCTAATTTCGCCGAAGCGATCGCTGAAGGACGAGGCAAAGCAAGAACGGATAGTCTCAAGAAAACGAGAACGAACATCATCGCAAAAAAAATCGTGGAAGGAAAAGTTCAGCCGGTTCCAGGAACCTCTTTGAAAGTCGGCGATCGCGTGTTATGCGAACCGGGAGACTTGATTCCCGGAGACGGAGAGATCGTAGAAGGAATCGCGAGCGTCGACGAGTCCGCGATCACGGGAGAATCCGCACCGGTCGTCAGGGAAAGCGGCGGAGATAGAAGCGCCGTGACCGGCGGCACTCGAGTGTTAAGCGACAAGATAACGATCACAATCACCGCGGAACAAGGAAACACGTTTCTGGATAAGATGATCGCACTTGTGGAAGGAGCGAAAAGACAAAAGACACCGAACGAAATCGCGCTTACGATGCTTCTTTCGGGTTTATCTTTTGTATTCCTGATCGCGGTCATCAGCCTTCCTTTTCTCGCCGAGTTCGTCGCAAGGGAAGGAGGACACAAAGCGGATCTTTCGATTCCCGTTTTGATTTCGCTCCTTGTCTGTTTGATTCCTACCACAATTGCAGGTCTTCTTTCTGCGATCGGGATCTCAGGAATGGAGCGGCTCATTCGTTTTAACGTAATCTCAAAAAGTGGGAAAGCCATCGAAGCGGCGGGAGATATCGACATTCTACTTTTAGATAAGACAGGGACAATCACGTTAGGCAACAGAGAGGCGCGCGCATTCTTCCCCGCTACCGGAGTTCAGGAAAAATATCTCGCGGACGTCGCTCAACTTTCTTCTCTGGCCGATGAAACTCCCGAAGGAAGATCCATTGTCGTATTAGCAAAAGAGAAATTCGGCATCAGGGAAAGACATCTCGCTGAAATGGAAGGAGAGTTTATTCCATTTAGCGCATCTACAAAGATGAGTGGTGTAGATCTTAAAAAAGAAGGAAAAGTCGTCAGAAGAATCCGCAAAGGCGCCGGAGACGCGATCAAAAACTACTTATATAACTTCAGTCAGAAAATTCCTTCCGATATGGAAGACACGATTCAAAAAATTTCCCAAAAAGGAAGTACTCCGATTTTAGTCGCGGAAGACAATCGACTCTTAGGAGTGATCGAACTAAAAGATATCGTCAAGGGCGGTTTAAAGGAAAGATTCGCGAGTCTTCGTAAGATGGGAATCCGCACGGTTATGATCACCGGCGACAACCAACTTACCGCCGCCGCAATCGCGGCCGAAGCGGGCGTCGACGACTTTCTCGCGGAAGCCACGCCGGAAACCAAACTGAAAAGAATCAGAGAACAACAAGCAAAGGGTTATCTCGTCGCAATGATCGGAGACGGAACTAACGACGCACCCGCACTCGCACAATCGGACGTCGGTGTTGCGATGAACACTGGAACCCAAACCGCAAGAGAAGCGGGAAACATGATCGATCTCGACAGCAACCCGAGTAAACTGATTGAAATCGTGGAAATCGGAAAACAACTTCTGATGACCAGAGGCGCCCTCACGACGTTCAGCATCGCCAACGACGTAGCGAAGTATTTCGCCATCCTTCCCGCTTTGTTCGGTACTTTTTACGCGACTTCGGACGCGTTAGGCGGTCCTTTGTCCGTTCTAAATTTAATGCAACTGAGTTCTCAAAAAAGCGCCGTTTTAAGCGCCGTGATATTTAACGCGCTCGTGATTCCGGCGTTGATTCCTCTCGCTCTGAAAGGGGTCGCCTATCGACCATTAGGTGCAAATACGATTCTCAAGCGGAATCTTTTGATCTACGGCCTCGGAGGAATTATAACTCCGTTTATCGGAATCAAGTTGATAGACTGGATTCTCGTTTTTTTAGGACTCAACTGA
- the kdpA gene encoding potassium-transporting ATPase subunit KdpA: MATEWIQLSIFLFSIVILSPLLGAWLFQVFHAPGTPKIEAGFYKICGIDPKKNMDWKEYAASLLIFNLLGFLTLFGILLFQNILPMNPENLNGLNPFLAFNTAVSFVTNTNWQAYSGEAALSYFSQSIGLTAQNFLSAATGLCVLLALARGLSSNAKADLGNFWRDLIRGTIYILLPLSFLLALALVSTGVVQTFSEYLTATTLEGNTQTIPLGPAASQIAIKQLGTNGGGFFGVNSAHPFENPTPISNFLQMLSILLLPGACVFLYGRIIGNVKHAWVIFSVMFTIFCIGVLTVWFSESSFQPLSGTNGFWEGKETRFGILNSALWEVATTVASNGSVNSMHDSFSPIGGLVGMLNIQIGEVIFGGVGAGMYGMVLFILLTVFLSGIMVGRSPEYMGKKIEKKEIQMSILGILLPSTVILLFTAIAVSLPQGIASLSNKGPHGLSEILYAFSSGAGNNGSAFAGLAADTPFYNSMLGIAMLIGRFGVILPALAIAGSAASKKRSEVISEGSFSTEGGTFYILLLSVIIIVGALTFFPALTIGPILEHFLMLQGRTF; encoded by the coding sequence ATGGCAACGGAATGGATCCAACTCTCGATTTTTCTTTTTTCGATCGTAATCCTGTCTCCTTTACTGGGAGCCTGGCTTTTTCAAGTATTTCACGCGCCGGGAACTCCGAAGATCGAGGCAGGTTTCTACAAAATTTGCGGAATCGACCCGAAAAAAAATATGGACTGGAAGGAATACGCCGCTTCCCTTCTTATATTCAATCTTCTTGGCTTTTTGACTCTTTTTGGAATATTATTATTTCAGAATATTCTTCCGATGAATCCGGAAAATCTAAACGGCCTCAATCCTTTTCTGGCTTTTAATACTGCCGTCAGTTTTGTTACGAATACAAACTGGCAGGCATATTCCGGAGAAGCCGCTTTGAGTTATTTCTCTCAGTCCATCGGACTTACCGCGCAAAACTTTCTCAGCGCGGCGACCGGTCTCTGTGTTCTTTTGGCGCTTGCACGAGGACTTTCTTCAAACGCAAAGGCGGACCTTGGAAACTTCTGGAGAGATTTAATCCGAGGAACGATTTATATTCTCCTTCCATTGTCCTTCCTTTTGGCTCTGGCCTTGGTAAGCACGGGTGTGGTCCAGACGTTCTCCGAGTATTTGACCGCGACCACTTTGGAGGGAAACACACAAACCATTCCTTTGGGTCCGGCCGCTTCCCAGATCGCGATCAAACAGCTTGGCACAAACGGTGGTGGATTTTTCGGAGTCAATAGCGCTCATCCGTTCGAAAACCCAACACCGATCTCCAACTTTCTTCAGATGCTATCGATTCTGCTTCTTCCGGGTGCTTGTGTTTTCTTATACGGTAGAATTATCGGAAACGTTAAACACGCTTGGGTGATCTTTTCCGTCATGTTCACGATTTTCTGTATCGGTGTGTTGACCGTCTGGTTCTCGGAGTCGTCGTTCCAACCTCTTTCGGGAACGAATGGTTTTTGGGAAGGGAAGGAAACACGATTCGGAATCCTAAACAGCGCCCTCTGGGAAGTGGCGACTACGGTGGCGTCTAACGGATCCGTCAACTCGATGCACGACAGTTTTTCTCCCATCGGTGGTTTAGTTGGAATGTTGAATATTCAGATCGGAGAAGTGATCTTCGGAGGTGTCGGCGCCGGTATGTATGGAATGGTATTGTTCATTCTACTTACCGTGTTTTTGAGCGGCATCATGGTCGGTCGAAGTCCTGAATACATGGGGAAAAAAATAGAGAAAAAAGAGATCCAAATGTCTATATTAGGAATTCTTTTACCTTCCACGGTTATCCTTCTCTTTACTGCGATTGCGGTAAGCCTGCCGCAGGGAATCGCCTCCTTATCAAACAAAGGACCACACGGTCTTTCTGAAATTCTTTACGCATTCTCTTCCGGTGCCGGCAATAACGGCTCCGCCTTCGCAGGGTTAGCCGCCGATACCCCCTTCTACAATTCTATGTTGGGAATCGCAATGTTGATCGGAAGATTCGGAGTCATTCTTCCAGCGCTGGCGATCGCAGGAAGCGCCGCTTCTAAAAAAAGATCTGAAGTGATTTCAGAAGGCTCTTTTTCGACGGAAGGCGGAACCTTCTATATTCTTCTTTTGTCCGTCATCATCATCGTGGGAGCGCTGACTTTTTTTCCGGCGTTGACAATCGGCCCAATACTTGAGCATTTCCTAATGTTACAAGGCAGAACTTTTTAA
- a CDS encoding potassium-transporting ATPase subunit F, which translates to MNLETTIALSLGGICLVYLVYSIFKPEKF; encoded by the coding sequence ATGAACTTAGAAACAACTATCGCCTTATCCCTAGGAGGGATCTGTCTTGTATATCTGGTTTATTCCATTTTTAAACCGGAAAAATTTTAA